In Paludibaculum fermentans, the genomic stretch GTCGCCCTCTGGTGCCGCGACCTCTCGCTGGCTTCACTCGAAGAACTGCGCCCCGTCCTGCGCCTCGCCGGCAAAGTGATGGTGGACAGCTCCTCCCAGCGCGACGCCGTCAAGGCCCTGGAGTGCCTCAAGAAGCTCTCCGGCGGCACGTGGACCCTGGCCGACCTCACCTGGGCCCGCATCACCCGCTGGCGCGAAACCATCGCCCAGGTGCTGCGCCGCGGCGAGCCGATGGAGTGGTGCGAAGTCACCTACGCCGGTAAAGGCATCTCCACCGCCGCCGGCTATCTGGCTGCCTGGCTCAAACGCGTCTCGGGCTCCGATGTTCCTCTTCGTTGCGAGGACGAGGAGTGTCCTCCGGCCGGCATGGGCCGCATCCGGGCTGTCCGCCTTCAGGGCGGCAGCCAGGTCGTCTCCCTGCGCCGCACCGGCCGCACCTCGCTCAGCATCGAGGCCGGACGCATGGGGTCGACGGCGGTCTTCCCGCTGCACACCGACTCCATGCTGCTGCACGAGGAGCTCAACGTCTTCGGGCGCGACCCGCTGTTTCAGGACGCGCTGGCGACCCTGCCTGAGGTCGTGCGCGGATGACCGATCGAATCCACGTATTCAGCGACGCCCAGGGCGCGGCGGAAGGCTGCGCCCGGGCGATCGCTGACCGCCTGAACGAAGCCATTGCCCTGCGCGGCACGGCCTCGCTCGCCGTATCCGGCGGCAGCACGCCCAAGCTCATGTTCCGCGAGATGGTCGAATTGGGCCTCGATTGGTCGAAAATCCAGCTCTTCTGGGTGGACGAGCGCGTCGTCCCGCCCACCGACGACCAGAGCAACTACCGCATGACCCGCGAAAACCTGATCGTCCCGGGCCATTTGCCCGAGACCCAGGTCCACCGCGTTCGCGGCGAAATGGAAGCCGTCGCGGCCGCCGCGCTCTACCAGAGCGAAATCGAAGCCGCTCTCGGTCCGGAGCCTCGCTTTGACGTGGTCCAATGCGGAGTCGGCGACGACGGCCACACCGCGTCGCTCTTCCCCGGAGAACCCATGGTGGCCGACCGCATCGGCCTCGTGGCCGCCCTCTGGGTCGCCAAGAAGAACCAGTGGCGCGTCACCCTGCTTCCGAAACCCATCCTGGCCGCACGCAGCCTGTATGTCCTCTCCAGCGGAGCCGATAAGGCCGTCGCCGTCCAGTCGGCCCTGCAGGGCCCGGACAATCCCCTGGGCGTCCCCTCCCAAATGCTCCGCGACGCCGAATGGTTCAGCGACGCGGCCGCCGTGCAACATCTCGCATAAAGTACGAAGTTCTTCGTTGACAGTACGAAGGACTTCGTATATCGTCGGGATGTGAGACCAACCGCATCGGAATTAGAGATCCTCGGTGTGCTTTGGGAGCAGGGCCCCAGCACCGTGAGGCAGGTCCATGAAGTGCTGGATGGCCGCAAGCCAACCGGCTACACCACTGTCCTGAAGCTCCTGCAAATCATGTCGGAAAAAGGACTTGTCGCGCGGGAGGAGTCTGCCCGCGCCCACGTCTACCGTGCCGCGGCGGCGCGCGAGGAGACTCAGGGCCAGCTTGTGGGCGACCTCGTCGACCGCGCCTTTGGCGGCAGCGCGGCCGAACTCGTCATGCGCGCCCTTTCTACCCGCCCCGCGTCTCAGGAAGAGTTGGACGAGATCCGCAGGATGCTCGATTCCTATCGGGGAGGGGCCGTATGATCTACCGGGATGCCCTTGGGTGGGCTCTCATTCACTTCCTCTGGCAAGGCGCCGCCCTCGGGCTGGCGGCCGCCCTCATCCTCGGCCGCCTGCGCCGGCCGGAAACCCGCTACCTCGTCTGCTGCGCGGCGCTGGCTGCCATGATCGCGGCGCCCGCCGTCACCTTCGCGCTCAGGATCTCCGGCCCGGCGGTGGTGCCGCTGGTTCTGGACGGCACTCGCGGCGTCTTCCTGGATCGGCCCCTGCCGGAGCCAACGATCTGGCAGCAGGCGGCCGGCCTGCTGGATGCCTGGCTGCCCGGCCTGACCACGGCCTGGTTCATCGGAGCATGCCTCCTGCTCCTGCGCGCCGCCGGCGGCTGGTGGTGGGCCCTGCGCCAGACCACGGCCCGCCGGCAGCCGCTCGACGGTTACTGGTTGGCCCAGGTGGAACGGCTGCGCGTTCGCATGGCGATCCCTGGCGTGGTGCGGGCCTACGCCTCGTCCACCGCCCTGGTCCCCCAGGTCTTTGGCTGGTGGCGGCCGGTCCTGCTCCTGCCGGTCTGCGCCCTGGCCAACCTGGCGCCCGAGCATCTGGAGGCACTGATAGCACACGAGCTAGCCCACGTGAGGCGCCGCGACTACCTGGTCAACCTCCTGCAGACCATGGTCGAGAGCTTGCTCTTTTATCACCCTGCCGTCTGGTGGGTCTCTGACCGCGCCCGGCAGGAACGCGAGATGTGTTGTGACGAGGCGGCCGTCGAGGCGTGCGGCGACCGCCTGCTGTACTCCACCGCGCTGTTGCGGTTGGAGGAGTCGCGAGTGGAGTTTGCCATGGCCGCCACTGGCACCGGACTGAAAGATCGAATCGGGAGACTACTTGGTATGGAAGAACGCAAGAACGGAATATCCCCGGCCTGGCCGGCTGTCGCCCTGGTGTTATGCGGCGGGCTGGTTTGGGCTCAACTCGCGCCGCCGGCTCCTCCGGCCCCGCCTGCGCCGCCGCCGGCTGTGGCGAAGAAACGGAAACAGTCGCCACCGCCGCCGCCTGCGCCCGAGGCCCCGGAGGCGCCCGAGGCACCACCCCCTCCACCTCCTCCCCCGGCTATCATCGCCGGCGTCGTGGATGGGATCACCGGCGGCGTGATCGCGGAGGTTCCGGCCCGGGACCAGGCGGAACTCAAAGAGCAGTTGGCGGAGGTACAAGCGAAC encodes the following:
- a CDS encoding BlaI/MecI/CopY family transcriptional regulator is translated as MRPTASELEILGVLWEQGPSTVRQVHEVLDGRKPTGYTTVLKLLQIMSEKGLVAREESARAHVYRAAAAREETQGQLVGDLVDRAFGGSAAELVMRALSTRPASQEELDEIRRMLDSYRGGAV
- the pgl gene encoding 6-phosphogluconolactonase, producing the protein MTDRIHVFSDAQGAAEGCARAIADRLNEAIALRGTASLAVSGGSTPKLMFREMVELGLDWSKIQLFWVDERVVPPTDDQSNYRMTRENLIVPGHLPETQVHRVRGEMEAVAAAALYQSEIEAALGPEPRFDVVQCGVGDDGHTASLFPGEPMVADRIGLVAALWVAKKNQWRVTLLPKPILAARSLYVLSSGADKAVAVQSALQGPDNPLGVPSQMLRDAEWFSDAAAVQHLA
- a CDS encoding glucose-6-phosphate dehydrogenase assembly protein OpcA — encoded protein: MAEPAVIDAGQLLKELDNSWRSIGKSEGSGVLRACAMTLLVVVRAEEDPQVLGETLAEIMHEHPNRTIVIRVGEGNAPVEARTTLQCWMPFGRRQQICCEQIDICATRENLSAVPPIIFGLMVADLPVALWCRDLSLASLEELRPVLRLAGKVMVDSSSQRDAVKALECLKKLSGGTWTLADLTWARITRWRETIAQVLRRGEPMEWCEVTYAGKGISTAAGYLAAWLKRVSGSDVPLRCEDEECPPAGMGRIRAVRLQGGSQVVSLRRTGRTSLSIEAGRMGSTAVFPLHTDSMLLHEELNVFGRDPLFQDALATLPEVVRG
- a CDS encoding M56 family metallopeptidase yields the protein MIYRDALGWALIHFLWQGAALGLAAALILGRLRRPETRYLVCCAALAAMIAAPAVTFALRISGPAVVPLVLDGTRGVFLDRPLPEPTIWQQAAGLLDAWLPGLTTAWFIGACLLLLRAAGGWWWALRQTTARRQPLDGYWLAQVERLRVRMAIPGVVRAYASSTALVPQVFGWWRPVLLLPVCALANLAPEHLEALIAHELAHVRRRDYLVNLLQTMVESLLFYHPAVWWVSDRARQEREMCCDEAAVEACGDRLLYSTALLRLEESRVEFAMAATGTGLKDRIGRLLGMEERKNGISPAWPAVALVLCGGLVWAQLAPPAPPAPPAPPPAVAKKRKQSPPPPPAPEAPEAPEAPPPPPPPPAIIAGVVDGITGGVIAEVPARDQAELKEQLAEVQANIARLEQQRARLQVQLGQSAANALLDSAQSQREMERAKLDDEAASQMRLQAKHDAEEFGRQKLAMEQEMAQARHDRAMSMMEMDQAKHDAEAATAERERRIEFANQKFKESGKRGSDTDRGKYYIQHGPPDTVNVEPDGEVWRYQTGLMVSFDTKGKLRTIKGKV